One window of the Oceanicoccus sp. KOV_DT_Chl genome contains the following:
- the ilvN gene encoding acetolactate synthase small subunit produces MRHIISVLLENEPGALSRVVGLFSQRGYNIESLNVAPTEDVTLSRLTLTTLGDDQTIEQITKHLNRLIDVVKLVDLSEGAHIERELMLVKVRATGAQRAEIKRCTDIFRGQIIDVGPTVYTIQICGTSDKLDAFLESVGDAAIMEVVRSGVSGISRGEKVLSV; encoded by the coding sequence ATGCGGCATATTATTTCGGTATTATTGGAGAATGAGCCTGGCGCGTTAAGTCGGGTAGTGGGTTTGTTTTCCCAGCGTGGTTACAATATTGAGAGCCTCAATGTTGCGCCGACTGAGGATGTGACTCTATCCAGGCTGACATTAACCACCTTAGGTGATGATCAGACGATTGAGCAGATAACCAAGCACTTGAATCGTTTAATCGATGTGGTGAAACTGGTTGATTTGTCAGAAGGTGCACATATTGAGCGCGAGCTGATGTTAGTAAAAGTACGTGCGACCGGTGCTCAACGAGCAGAAATAAAGCGCTGCACGGATATTTTTCGTGGCCAGATTATTGATGTGGGCCCGACGGTGTACACCATTCAGATTTGTGGCACTTCCGATAAACTGGATGCGTTTCTGGAGTCAGTAGGAGATGCGGCTATTATGGAAGTCGTGCGAAGCGGGGTGTCGGGTATTTCACGTGGTGAAAAGGTACTAAGCGTTTAG
- a CDS encoding fatty acid desaturase produces MRLNDPAVSLSVDQRIQHIINTIKAEEQRLRNKYSILQYQDWIGFGIMLVSLVGMIAGGYLYYAGTISAWLCIVSGAIFASLSHELEHDLIHRQYFRKNKLMHNLMMLVVWLMRPNTVNPWYRRNMHFLHHKTSGTKKDLEERLVGNGIAYGFTRFLVMFDGLLGMIARRTALKNDIENFSVRGILHAAFPLAILYFGCWYIFLLFHGFDFIWGAETVYPHWFLLCMQIIDLLVVALVAPNFIRSGSLNFVTSAMHYYGGVNNLIQQTQILKPWFFAPLHLFCFNFGSTHAIHHFVVGQPFYIRQMVARAAHKVMQEHGVRMNDLSTFFTANRYHSA; encoded by the coding sequence ATGCGATTGAACGACCCTGCTGTATCGCTTAGCGTAGATCAGCGTATTCAACACATTATTAACACTATTAAAGCCGAAGAGCAGCGTCTGCGGAATAAATACAGCATTCTTCAATATCAGGACTGGATTGGTTTTGGCATTATGTTGGTATCGCTAGTGGGGATGATCGCTGGTGGTTATCTGTATTATGCCGGTACTATTTCAGCATGGCTGTGTATCGTTTCCGGGGCAATTTTTGCTTCACTGTCCCATGAGTTGGAGCACGACTTAATACATCGCCAATATTTCCGTAAGAACAAGTTAATGCACAACTTGATGATGTTGGTGGTGTGGCTTATGCGCCCCAATACTGTCAACCCATGGTATCGACGCAATATGCATTTTTTGCATCATAAAACCTCAGGCACAAAAAAGGATTTGGAAGAGCGTTTAGTGGGTAACGGTATTGCTTACGGCTTTACACGCTTTCTTGTGATGTTTGATGGTTTGTTGGGGATGATTGCCCGTCGTACTGCATTGAAAAATGACATAGAAAATTTTTCGGTGCGTGGTATTTTGCATGCAGCATTCCCGCTAGCGATTTTGTATTTTGGTTGCTGGTATATATTTTTACTATTCCATGGCTTTGATTTTATTTGGGGCGCCGAGACCGTCTATCCCCACTGGTTTTTGTTGTGTATGCAGATCATTGATTTGTTGGTGGTGGCTTTGGTAGCTCCCAACTTTATTCGCTCTGGGTCGCTAAATTTTGTGACCTCCGCCATGCATTATTATGGCGGTGTTAATAATTTAATTCAGCAAACCCAAATTCTAAAGCCATGGTTTTTTGCACCATTGCATTTATTCTGTTTTAACTTTGGTAGCACCCATGCTATTCATCATTTCGTCGTTGGTCAGCCGTTTTATATTCGGCAAATGGTTGCTAGGGCTGCGCATAAAGTGATGCAGGAGCACGGGGTTAGAATGAATGATTTGAGTACGTTTTTTACCGCCAACCGATATCATTCTGCATAG